In Synechococcus sp. KORDI-52, one genomic interval encodes:
- a CDS encoding CsoS2 family carboxysome shell protein translates to MARLSSRELALERRKALTTSGKKSSVAAGDGANRVRTVADARPTRTNAAVAAEPAPAPATSAAVAPQRTTSFTAAPAKRSSQVKPQRDPSRELVLARRDALSRRGKTADTSRDRNRADVARQTKAAAPAASPAETTKSCGCGGKRATEKASLTAPSPKLSARTERRSATPKRRAIENPSRALVLARREAMAKHGKTAGKQPTSAAAVARQANPDLTSRELAQQVRELRTKAGARNKQSAGVTRPTGPNRHGAKQAAAADAHWKVGESTTTGGQTVTGTQANRSVKTTGNEASTCRSITGTEYLGAEVFQTFCQTAPAATTPAKVRVTATSHGNRVTGNEVGRSEKVTGDEPGTCKSVTGTEYISANQAAAYCGGGVTSPRKVGHSLTEQGRPVSGVMVGRSASVTGDEAGANRSLTGDQYLGSDPLPDGRPAAKVGLSGTLSGTGVTGTMVGRSASVTGDEFGSCHRVTGDQYISAEQVNAFCGGKPEPEAAKVGFSITNRNQVVSGTRTGRSENVTGDEPGSCQAVTGTPYAGLEQAGQHCGTPAVQAIRERTPVRVGTPSAAMTGIQPGVGGVMTGDKRGACEAVTGTPYVGADQLAAACGADAPAGTDTHGQAPDGAAWTRFSVVSPARAAQQQREVNAGVTGTSYEQGNRITGPFDMAGGKVTGTEQFRFDNREFQNRQQRQFQPTVAVVSEPSEKPASRVTGEGSSTKITGDDWDRGEHVTGTEGASARRRNPSRPGPMSAMSPFERKRNEEAEWPVSRVTGSSGNTEKGSLITVSGGARG, encoded by the coding sequence ATGGCAAGACTCTCCAGTCGCGAACTCGCACTTGAACGCCGCAAGGCGCTGACCACTTCCGGTAAGAAGTCCTCGGTAGCGGCTGGTGATGGCGCCAACCGTGTTCGCACCGTTGCGGATGCTCGTCCCACCCGCACCAACGCGGCCGTAGCTGCTGAGCCTGCCCCGGCACCTGCCACCTCCGCTGCCGTAGCTCCGCAGCGGACCACATCCTTTACAGCTGCTCCCGCAAAGCGCAGCTCTCAGGTCAAGCCGCAACGCGATCCCAGCCGCGAATTGGTGCTCGCCCGTCGCGATGCCCTGTCCCGCCGCGGAAAGACCGCCGACACCAGCCGCGATCGCAACCGCGCTGATGTGGCCCGCCAGACCAAGGCCGCTGCTCCTGCAGCTTCACCCGCTGAAACCACAAAGAGCTGTGGCTGCGGTGGCAAGCGTGCCACTGAAAAGGCTTCCCTGACTGCACCGTCTCCCAAGTTGTCTGCCCGCACGGAGCGCCGTTCGGCCACTCCCAAACGTCGTGCGATTGAGAACCCCAGCCGTGCGCTGGTCCTGGCCCGTCGTGAAGCCATGGCCAAGCACGGCAAAACCGCTGGCAAGCAACCCACCAGTGCAGCTGCTGTTGCCCGTCAGGCCAACCCTGACCTCACCAGCCGTGAGTTGGCCCAACAGGTGCGCGAGCTGCGCACCAAGGCCGGCGCCCGCAACAAACAGAGCGCTGGTGTGACCCGCCCCACCGGTCCCAACCGTCACGGCGCCAAGCAAGCCGCTGCTGCTGATGCCCACTGGAAGGTGGGTGAAAGCACCACCACCGGCGGCCAGACCGTGACCGGCACCCAGGCCAACCGCTCGGTGAAAACCACCGGTAACGAAGCCAGTACCTGCCGTTCGATCACCGGTACCGAGTACTTGGGCGCCGAAGTCTTCCAGACCTTCTGTCAGACCGCTCCAGCTGCCACCACTCCGGCCAAGGTGCGCGTCACCGCCACGAGCCACGGCAACCGTGTCACCGGTAATGAAGTCGGCCGTTCCGAAAAGGTCACTGGCGATGAGCCTGGCACCTGCAAGAGCGTGACCGGCACCGAGTACATCTCCGCAAACCAGGCTGCCGCCTACTGCGGCGGTGGCGTGACCTCCCCGCGCAAGGTGGGCCACAGCCTCACCGAACAGGGCCGTCCTGTAAGCGGCGTGATGGTGGGTCGTTCCGCCAGCGTCACCGGTGATGAAGCCGGTGCCAACCGCAGCCTCACCGGCGATCAGTACCTCGGTTCCGATCCCCTGCCCGACGGTCGTCCCGCTGCCAAGGTGGGCCTTTCCGGAACCCTCTCGGGCACGGGCGTGACCGGCACCATGGTGGGTCGCTCCGCCAGCGTCACCGGTGATGAGTTCGGATCCTGCCACCGCGTGACCGGTGATCAATACATCAGCGCCGAGCAGGTGAATGCCTTCTGCGGCGGCAAGCCTGAGCCGGAAGCGGCCAAGGTTGGCTTCAGCATCACCAACCGCAATCAGGTGGTGAGCGGCACCCGCACGGGCCGCTCGGAGAACGTGACTGGCGATGAGCCCGGCAGCTGCCAGGCCGTCACAGGCACCCCCTATGCAGGTCTTGAGCAGGCCGGGCAGCACTGTGGAACTCCTGCGGTTCAGGCCATCCGTGAGCGCACACCTGTGCGTGTGGGCACCCCTTCCGCTGCCATGACGGGCATCCAACCCGGAGTGGGTGGTGTGATGACCGGCGACAAGCGTGGTGCCTGCGAAGCAGTCACCGGCACGCCTTACGTGGGTGCTGATCAGCTGGCCGCTGCCTGCGGCGCTGATGCCCCCGCCGGCACCGACACCCACGGCCAAGCTCCCGATGGTGCCGCCTGGACCCGCTTCAGCGTGGTGTCTCCCGCCCGTGCTGCCCAGCAGCAGCGTGAAGTCAACGCCGGTGTGACCGGGACGTCTTATGAGCAGGGGAATCGCATCACCGGCCCTTTTGATATGGCTGGCGGCAAGGTGACCGGTACCGAGCAATTCCGCTTCGACAACCGCGAGTTCCAGAACCGTCAGCAGCGCCAGTTCCAGCCCACCGTGGCTGTGGTCAGTGAGCCTTCTGAGAAGCCTGCATCTCGGGTCACCGGCGAGGGTTCCTCCACCAAGATCACTGGTGACGACTGGGATCGTGGTGAGCATGTGACCGGTACTGAGGGTGCTTCGGCCCGTCGTCGTAACCCCAGCCGTCCCGGCCCGATGAGTGCCATGTCTCCCTTCGAGCGCAAGCGCAACGAGGAGGCCGAATGGCCTGTGAGCCGCGTGACCGGCTCCAGCGGCAACACCGAAAAGGGTTCCCTGATCACCGTCTCCGGCGGCGCACGGGGCTGA
- a CDS encoding ribulose bisphosphate carboxylase small subunit, which translates to MPFQSTVGDYQTVATLETFGFLPPMTQDEIYDQIAYIIAQGWSPLVEHVHPSNSMATYWSYWKLPFFGEKDLNVVVSELEACHRAYPDHHVRIVGYDAYTQSQGACFVVFEGR; encoded by the coding sequence ATGCCTTTCCAGAGCACCGTGGGTGACTATCAAACAGTCGCCACCCTGGAGACCTTCGGCTTCCTCCCGCCGATGACCCAGGACGAGATCTACGACCAGATCGCCTACATCATTGCCCAGGGTTGGAGCCCGCTCGTCGAGCACGTCCATCCCAGCAACTCCATGGCCACCTATTGGTCGTATTGGAAGCTCCCCTTCTTCGGTGAGAAGGATCTGAACGTCGTTGTCAGTGAGCTCGAGGCTTGCCATCGCGCATACCCCGACCACCACGTGCGCATCGTCGGTTACGACGCCTACACCCAGAGCCAGGGTGCTTGCTTCGTGGTCTTCGAAGGACGCTGA
- a CDS encoding form I ribulose bisphosphate carboxylase large subunit — translation MSKKYDAGVKEYRDTYWTPDYVPLDTDLLACFKCTGQEGVPKEEVAAAVAAESSTGTWSTVWSELLTDLDFYKGRCYRIEDVPGDKESFYAFIAYPLDLFEEGSITNVLTSLVGNVFGFKALRHLRLEDIRFPMAFIKSCYGPPNGIQVERDRMNKYGRPLLGCTIKPKLGLSGKNYGRVVYECLRGGLDFTKDDENINSQPFQRWQNRFEFVAEAIKLSEQETGERKGHYLNVTANTPEEMYERAEFAKELGMPIIMHDFITGGFTANTGLSKWCRKNGMLLHIHRAMHAVIDRHPKHGIHFRVLAKCLRLSGGDQLHTGTVVGKLEGDRQTTLGYIDQLRESFVPEDRSRGNFFDQDWGSMPGVFAVASGGIHVWHMPALVTIFGDDSVLQFGGGTHGHPWGSAAGAAANRVALEACVKARNAGRHLEKESRDILTEAAKHSPELAIALETWKEIKFEFDTVDKLDVQN, via the coding sequence ATGAGCAAGAAGTACGACGCTGGGGTCAAGGAGTACAGGGATACCTACTGGACTCCTGATTACGTCCCCCTCGACACCGACCTGCTGGCCTGCTTCAAGTGCACCGGCCAAGAAGGTGTGCCCAAGGAAGAAGTTGCCGCTGCTGTGGCTGCTGAATCCTCCACCGGCACCTGGTCCACCGTGTGGTCCGAGCTCCTCACCGATCTCGACTTCTACAAGGGCCGCTGCTACCGCATCGAAGACGTCCCTGGTGACAAGGAGTCGTTCTATGCGTTCATCGCCTACCCACTCGACCTGTTCGAAGAGGGTTCCATCACCAACGTTCTGACCTCCTTGGTCGGCAACGTGTTCGGTTTCAAGGCTCTGCGCCATCTCCGTCTGGAAGACATCCGCTTCCCGATGGCGTTCATCAAGAGCTGCTACGGCCCGCCGAACGGCATCCAGGTTGAGCGCGACCGGATGAACAAGTACGGCCGTCCTCTGCTGGGTTGCACCATCAAGCCGAAGCTCGGCCTGAGTGGTAAGAACTACGGCCGTGTTGTCTATGAGTGCCTGCGTGGCGGTCTGGACTTCACCAAGGACGACGAGAACATCAACTCCCAGCCCTTCCAGCGTTGGCAGAACCGCTTCGAATTCGTTGCGGAAGCCATCAAGCTGTCCGAGCAGGAGACCGGCGAGCGCAAGGGTCACTACCTCAATGTGACCGCCAACACTCCCGAGGAGATGTACGAGCGCGCTGAGTTCGCCAAGGAACTCGGCATGCCGATCATCATGCACGACTTCATCACCGGTGGCTTCACGGCCAACACCGGTTTGTCGAAGTGGTGCCGCAAGAACGGCATGTTGCTGCACATCCACCGCGCCATGCACGCGGTGATCGACCGTCACCCCAAGCACGGCATCCACTTCCGCGTTCTCGCCAAGTGTCTGCGTCTGTCCGGTGGTGACCAGCTCCACACCGGCACCGTGGTCGGCAAGCTGGAAGGTGATCGTCAGACCACCCTCGGCTACATCGACCAGCTGCGCGAATCCTTCGTTCCCGAAGACCGCAGCCGCGGCAACTTCTTCGATCAGGACTGGGGTTCCATGCCTGGCGTGTTCGCCGTCGCTTCCGGCGGTATCCACGTGTGGCACATGCCCGCCCTGGTCACCATCTTCGGCGACGACTCCGTTCTTCAGTTCGGTGGTGGTACCCACGGTCACCCCTGGGGCTCCGCTGCAGGTGCTGCTGCCAACCGTGTGGCCCTCGAGGCCTGCGTCAAGGCACGCAACGCCGGCCGTCATCTCGAGAAAGAGAGCCGCGACATCCTCACGGAAGCCGCGAAGCACAGCCCCGAGCTGGCCATCGCCCTCGAGACCTGGAAGGAGATCAAGTTCGAGTTCGACACCGTCGACAAGCTCGACGTCCAGAACTGA
- a CDS encoding BMC domain-containing protein has product MANETMGIALGMIETRGLVPAIEAADAMTKAAEVRLIGREFVGGGYVTVLVRGETGAVNAAVRAGADACERVGDGLVAAHIIARPHREVEPALGNGNFLGQKD; this is encoded by the coding sequence ATGGCTAACGAAACCATGGGCATCGCCCTCGGCATGATCGAGACCCGCGGTCTGGTCCCCGCCATCGAGGCAGCTGATGCCATGACCAAGGCTGCCGAAGTGCGCCTGATCGGTCGTGAGTTCGTCGGCGGCGGCTACGTCACCGTTCTGGTTCGCGGCGAAACTGGTGCTGTCAATGCTGCTGTGCGCGCAGGCGCTGACGCTTGCGAGCGCGTCGGTGACGGCCTGGTTGCTGCTCACATCATTGCCCGCCCCCACCGCGAAGTGGAGCCTGCTCTGGGCAACGGCAACTTCCTTGGTCAGAAGGACTGA
- a CDS encoding non-canonical purine NTP pyrophosphatase, giving the protein MALQLTIATGNPIKVAEIEAMLGPLPLVVQRQPGDLDVEETGSSYRENAELKASAAAQRTGSWALADDSGLEVDALQGAPGLYSARYAEGNDAKVQRILSELVGSPYRSACFRSTMVLCDPSGSCRASAEGICWGELLSAPAYAGGGFESLLWVREARCTYGELNAAQLSRLGSRGKAARALAPQLRELLNLS; this is encoded by the coding sequence TTGGCGCTTCAGCTCACCATTGCCACGGGCAACCCGATCAAGGTTGCTGAAATCGAGGCCATGCTGGGACCGCTTCCTCTGGTTGTGCAGCGTCAACCCGGTGATCTGGATGTTGAAGAAACGGGAAGTTCCTACCGTGAAAACGCTGAGCTGAAAGCCAGCGCTGCAGCCCAACGCACCGGCAGTTGGGCCTTGGCTGACGATTCAGGGCTTGAGGTGGATGCTCTTCAAGGGGCACCGGGTCTGTATTCCGCCCGCTACGCCGAGGGAAACGACGCCAAGGTGCAGCGGATCCTCAGCGAGCTGGTGGGATCGCCTTATCGGAGTGCCTGTTTTCGCAGCACGATGGTGTTGTGTGATCCCTCCGGCAGCTGTCGTGCCTCGGCGGAGGGCATTTGCTGGGGCGAACTCCTGAGTGCCCCGGCCTACGCCGGCGGCGGATTCGAATCCCTGCTTTGGGTGCGGGAAGCCCGTTGCACCTACGGCGAACTGAATGCGGCTCAACTCAGCCGCCTGGGCAGCCGCGGAAAGGCGGCACGAGCTTTGGCACCACAGTTGCGTGAGCTGCTCAACCTGAGCTGA
- a CDS encoding BMC domain-containing protein translates to MTRFASFDARERRRGGSALVTGTEVTPQQGGASCVVTTDSESPRLLRQNSHVQSIELRTHVFIDSLQPQLAAYMGSVSQGFLPIPGDACLWMEVSPGMAVHRVTDIALKASNVRLGQMVVERAFGSMALYHRDQSTVLHSGDVVLEAIGSTIDQRSPADVSWTEVIRAITPDHAVLINRQNRRGSMIEAGMSMFILETEPAGYVLIAANEAEKASNITLVDVKAVGAFGRLTLAGREGDVEEAAAAAMRAIDHINNNARLR, encoded by the coding sequence ATGACCCGTTTTGCCAGCTTCGATGCTCGGGAGCGGCGACGCGGCGGTAGTGCTCTCGTCACCGGCACTGAGGTGACCCCCCAGCAGGGGGGGGCGAGCTGTGTTGTGACCACAGATTCGGAGTCGCCCCGGCTGTTGCGGCAGAACAGCCACGTTCAATCGATCGAACTGCGCACCCACGTCTTCATCGACTCGCTGCAGCCGCAACTTGCGGCTTACATGGGTTCGGTGAGTCAGGGATTTCTGCCGATCCCCGGAGATGCCTGCCTCTGGATGGAGGTGTCACCGGGCATGGCGGTGCACCGGGTGACGGACATCGCACTTAAGGCCAGCAACGTTCGTCTCGGCCAGATGGTGGTGGAGCGGGCGTTCGGTTCGATGGCCCTTTACCACCGTGATCAGAGCACGGTGCTCCATTCCGGAGATGTGGTGCTGGAAGCGATCGGGAGCACCATTGATCAGCGTTCTCCAGCCGATGTGAGCTGGACGGAAGTGATCCGGGCGATCACGCCCGACCATGCCGTGCTGATCAACCGGCAGAACCGACGCGGCTCGATGATCGAAGCCGGGATGAGCATGTTCATCCTGGAGACGGAGCCGGCCGGATACGTGTTGATCGCTGCCAACGAAGCAGAAAAAGCCTCCAACATCACGTTGGTGGACGTGAAGGCGGTGGGTGCTTTCGGACGTCTCACCCTGGCGGGACGGGAAGGTGATGTGGAGGAAGCGGCCGCGGCGGCGATGCGCGCCATCGACCACATCAACAACAACGCAAGGCTGCGCTGA
- a CDS encoding ferredoxin:protochlorophyllide reductase (ATP-dependent) subunit N → MAGPTLLKESGPREVFCGLTSIVWLHRRMPDAFFLVVGSRTCAHLIQSAAGVMIFAEPRFGTAILSERDLAGLADAHDELDRVCKELLQRRPEIRTLFLVGSCPSEVIKLDLARAAERLNEELTGRVRVVNYSGSGIETTFTQGEDGALAALVPLLPASDERQLLLVGTLADAVEDRQMHLFQRMGIETIRSLPPRQSTDLPAVGAGTTVLLTQPFLTETARLLSDRGATVLTAPFPLGAEGSRRWMEAAAAAFHLPDERVAAVLDPLMERAQSALARHRAVLEGKRIFLLPESQLELPLARFLQRECGMELVEVGTPYLNREQMAAELALLPDDTPVMEGQHVEQQLDRVRASQPDLVVCGMGLANPLEAEGIATKWSIELVFSPIHGIDQAGDLAELFSRPLRRRQLIRPGLHPSSPDPTVHA, encoded by the coding sequence ATGGCCGGGCCAACGCTGCTGAAGGAGTCGGGGCCGCGCGAAGTGTTCTGCGGCCTCACCTCGATTGTGTGGCTGCATCGGCGCATGCCCGATGCCTTTTTTCTTGTGGTGGGATCACGCACCTGCGCCCATCTGATCCAGAGCGCCGCAGGGGTGATGATTTTTGCCGAACCCCGTTTCGGCACAGCCATTCTCAGCGAGCGGGATCTGGCTGGCCTTGCGGATGCCCACGACGAACTCGACCGGGTCTGCAAGGAGCTGCTGCAACGCCGCCCCGAAATCCGCACGCTGTTTCTGGTGGGGTCCTGCCCCAGCGAAGTGATCAAGCTGGATTTGGCCCGGGCCGCCGAACGGCTCAACGAGGAACTCACCGGCCGGGTGCGGGTGGTGAACTACTCCGGCAGCGGCATTGAAACCACGTTCACCCAGGGAGAAGACGGGGCACTAGCGGCCCTCGTGCCTTTGCTTCCCGCCAGCGATGAACGGCAGTTGCTGCTGGTGGGAACCCTCGCTGATGCCGTAGAAGACCGGCAGATGCACCTGTTCCAACGGATGGGCATCGAGACGATTCGCAGCCTGCCGCCCCGGCAATCGACCGACCTGCCCGCCGTGGGAGCAGGAACCACGGTGCTGCTGACCCAACCCTTTCTCACGGAAACCGCGCGCCTGCTCAGCGACCGCGGCGCCACGGTGCTCACGGCCCCCTTCCCGCTGGGGGCCGAGGGGAGTCGCCGCTGGATGGAAGCCGCTGCTGCTGCCTTCCATCTGCCTGATGAACGGGTTGCTGCTGTGCTCGATCCGTTGATGGAGCGCGCCCAGAGCGCCCTGGCCCGCCATCGCGCCGTGCTGGAGGGCAAGCGGATCTTCCTGCTTCCCGAATCCCAGCTGGAACTGCCCCTGGCCCGGTTTCTGCAACGGGAATGCGGCATGGAACTGGTGGAGGTAGGCACGCCTTATCTGAACCGTGAACAGATGGCTGCCGAGCTGGCCTTGCTCCCCGACGACACCCCGGTGATGGAGGGCCAGCACGTGGAGCAGCAACTGGACAGGGTTCGCGCCAGTCAGCCCGACCTGGTGGTGTGCGGAATGGGCCTGGCCAATCCGCTGGAGGCCGAAGGCATCGCCACCAAATGGTCGATCGAACTGGTGTTCAGCCCGATCCACGGCATCGACCAGGCCGGCGACCTGGCGGAACTGTTTTCGCGGCCGTTGCGTCGCCGGCAACTGATTCGACCTGGCCTCCATCCCAGCAGCCCCGACCCAACCGTGCACGCCTGA
- a CDS encoding ferredoxin:protochlorophyllide reductase (ATP-dependent) subunit B, which produces MQLTLWTYEGPPHVGAMRIAASMRGVHYVLHAPQGDTYADLLFTMIERRGQRPPVTYTTFQARDLGGDTAELVKRHVREAVDRFQPDALLVGESCTAELIQDQPGALAQGMGLTMPVVNLELPAYSKKENWGAAETFYQLVRNLLKEQAPANSPHDPKAWQHQGRRPRMNLLGPSLLGFRCRDDVLEVQKLLTLHGIDVGVVAPLGAGVEDLQRIPDADLNVCLYPEVAESSCSWLERNFGMPFSRTVPIGVGATHDFLVEVHEMLGMEPPAHDEGYRRSRLPWYSESVDSTYLTGKRVFIFGDGSHALAAARICSEELGFMVVGLGTYSREMARPVRAAAKAMGLEALISDDYLAVEAAMAEAAPELVLGTQMERHSAKRLGIPCAVISTPMHVQDVPARMSPQMGWEGANVIFDDWVHPLMMGLEEHLIGMFRHDFEFVDGHQSHLGHAGGAGAADSSGLSDIPGEGDGALHWTADGEAELKKIPFFVRGKVRRNTETYARDMGCREISSETLYDAKAHFKA; this is translated from the coding sequence ATGCAACTCACGCTCTGGACCTACGAAGGGCCACCCCATGTGGGGGCCATGCGCATTGCCGCTTCCATGCGCGGCGTTCATTACGTGCTCCATGCCCCCCAGGGGGACACCTATGCCGATCTGCTGTTCACGATGATTGAACGGCGCGGACAGCGTCCACCGGTCACTTACACCACCTTTCAGGCCCGGGATCTCGGCGGGGACACCGCCGAACTGGTGAAACGGCATGTGCGTGAAGCGGTGGATCGCTTCCAGCCCGATGCCCTGCTGGTGGGGGAAAGCTGCACCGCGGAGTTGATTCAGGATCAGCCCGGTGCCCTGGCCCAGGGCATGGGGCTCACCATGCCGGTGGTGAATCTGGAGCTGCCGGCCTACAGCAAAAAGGAGAACTGGGGGGCCGCGGAAACCTTCTACCAACTGGTGCGCAACCTGCTGAAGGAGCAGGCACCAGCCAACAGCCCGCACGACCCCAAGGCATGGCAACACCAGGGCCGCCGGCCCCGGATGAATCTGTTGGGCCCATCCCTGCTGGGCTTCCGCTGCCGGGACGATGTGTTGGAGGTGCAGAAACTGCTCACCCTGCACGGCATCGATGTGGGCGTGGTGGCACCGCTGGGGGCAGGCGTGGAGGATCTGCAGCGGATCCCCGATGCCGATCTCAACGTCTGCCTCTATCCGGAGGTGGCGGAATCCAGCTGCAGCTGGCTGGAGCGCAATTTCGGCATGCCCTTCAGCCGAACGGTGCCGATTGGCGTGGGCGCCACCCATGACTTCCTCGTCGAAGTGCACGAGATGCTGGGGATGGAGCCCCCCGCTCACGACGAGGGCTACCGGCGCTCACGCCTGCCCTGGTATTCGGAATCCGTCGACTCCACGTACCTCACGGGCAAGCGGGTATTCATCTTTGGCGACGGCAGTCACGCCCTCGCCGCGGCCCGGATCTGCAGCGAGGAACTGGGTTTCATGGTGGTGGGGCTGGGCACCTACAGCCGGGAGATGGCCCGGCCCGTTCGGGCCGCCGCCAAAGCCATGGGCCTGGAGGCCCTGATCAGTGACGACTACCTGGCGGTGGAAGCGGCCATGGCCGAAGCGGCACCGGAGCTGGTGCTGGGAACCCAGATGGAGCGCCACAGCGCCAAGCGGCTGGGGATTCCCTGCGCGGTGATCAGCACACCCATGCACGTGCAGGATGTGCCCGCCCGGATGAGTCCCCAGATGGGCTGGGAAGGGGCGAACGTGATCTTTGACGACTGGGTGCACCCGCTGATGATGGGGTTGGAGGAACACCTGATCGGCATGTTCCGCCACGACTTCGAATTCGTGGATGGCCACCAGAGCCACCTGGGCCATGCCGGTGGTGCCGGCGCCGCCGACAGTTCCGGCTTGAGTGATATCCCAGGGGAGGGAGATGGTGCTCTGCATTGGACAGCCGATGGGGAAGCCGAGCTGAAGAAGATTCCCTTCTTTGTGCGAGGCAAGGTGCGACGCAACACCGAGACCTACGCCCGCGATATGGGCTGCCGGGAGATCAGCAGCGAAACGCTGTATGACGCCAAAGCCCACTTCAAGGCATGA
- the bchL gene encoding ferredoxin:protochlorophyllide reductase (ATP-dependent) iron-sulfur ATP-binding protein — protein sequence MTTTLTRPADGEGSVQVHQDPALNIQEETLVIAVYGKGGIGKSTTSSNLSAAFSKLGKRVLQIGCDPKHDSTFTLTHKMVPTVIDILEEVDFHSEELRPEDFVFTGFNGVQCVESGGPPAGTGCGGYVTGQTVKLLKEHHLLEDTDVVIFDVLGDVVCGGFAAPLQHANYCLIVTANDFDSIFAMNRIVQAIQAKAKNYKVRLGGVVANRSADTDQIDKFNERTGLRTMAHFRDVDAIRRSRLKKCTIFEMEDADEAVQAVRNEYLRLAQNMLDKVEPLEATSLKDREIFDLLGFD from the coding sequence ATGACCACAACTCTGACGCGACCGGCGGACGGCGAAGGCAGCGTGCAGGTCCACCAGGACCCTGCCCTGAACATCCAGGAGGAGACCCTGGTGATCGCCGTTTATGGCAAAGGCGGGATCGGCAAATCGACCACCTCCTCGAACTTGTCTGCCGCCTTCTCGAAGCTGGGCAAGCGGGTGCTTCAGATCGGCTGCGACCCTAAGCACGACAGCACCTTCACCCTCACCCACAAGATGGTGCCAACGGTGATAGACATCCTCGAGGAGGTGGACTTCCACAGCGAAGAGCTGCGGCCTGAGGATTTCGTCTTCACCGGCTTCAACGGTGTGCAGTGCGTGGAGAGCGGCGGCCCACCGGCAGGCACTGGCTGCGGCGGTTATGTGACCGGGCAGACCGTGAAGCTGCTCAAGGAGCACCACCTTCTGGAAGACACCGATGTGGTGATCTTCGATGTGCTCGGTGATGTGGTGTGTGGTGGTTTCGCCGCCCCGCTGCAGCACGCCAACTACTGCCTGATTGTGACGGCCAACGATTTCGATTCGATCTTCGCGATGAATCGCATCGTTCAGGCGATCCAAGCCAAAGCCAAGAACTACAAGGTGCGGCTTGGCGGCGTTGTTGCGAATCGATCGGCGGACACCGATCAGATCGACAAGTTCAACGAACGCACCGGCCTCCGCACCATGGCCCATTTCAGAGATGTGGATGCGATCCGACGTTCACGGTTGAAGAAATGCACCATCTTTGAAATGGAGGACGCCGACGAGGCCGTGCAAGCAGTACGCAACGAATACCTGAGGCTGGCTCAGAACATGCTCGACAAGGTGGAGCCCCTCGAGGCCACCTCCCTCAAAGACCGGGAAATCTTCGACCTCCTGGGATTCGACTGA
- a CDS encoding protochlorophyllide reductase, with protein sequence MSTPGTVLITGTTSGVGLNATCALVKRGWTVITANRSPQRAAAAADELDLPKDRLKHVLMDLGDLDSVRRAVDALPERLDAVVCNAAVYKPKLKQPERSPQGYEISMATNHFGHFLLVQLLLDRLKASTHPSKRVVILGTVTANSKELGGKIPIPAPADLGDLSGFEAGFKDPVAMASGKPFKPGKAYKDSKLCNMITTQELHRRLHGDTGITFTSLYPGCVADTPLFRNTPKAFQTIFPWFQKNITGGYVSQALAGERVADVVANPDFAESGVHWSWGNRQKRDGQQFSQELSDKATDPETARRVWELSMTLVGLG encoded by the coding sequence ATGTCCACGCCCGGCACCGTTCTGATCACCGGCACCACCTCTGGCGTGGGTCTGAATGCCACCTGCGCCCTGGTGAAGCGCGGCTGGACGGTTATCACGGCGAACCGCAGCCCGCAGCGCGCCGCGGCGGCGGCGGATGAGCTGGATCTCCCGAAAGACCGGCTCAAGCATGTCTTGATGGATCTGGGTGATCTCGACAGTGTGCGCCGGGCGGTGGATGCCTTGCCCGAGCGATTGGATGCCGTGGTCTGCAATGCAGCCGTGTACAAACCGAAGCTGAAGCAGCCGGAACGTTCGCCCCAGGGCTACGAGATCTCGATGGCCACCAACCACTTCGGCCATTTCCTGCTGGTGCAGCTGCTCTTGGATCGGCTCAAGGCCTCCACTCACCCCTCCAAGCGGGTTGTGATCCTTGGCACGGTGACGGCCAACTCCAAGGAACTGGGGGGCAAGATTCCGATTCCTGCGCCGGCAGACCTGGGGGACCTCTCAGGTTTTGAGGCCGGGTTCAAAGACCCCGTCGCCATGGCCAGTGGCAAGCCGTTCAAGCCCGGCAAGGCCTACAAAGACAGCAAGCTCTGCAACATGATCACCACCCAGGAGCTGCATCGCCGACTGCATGGAGACACGGGGATCACCTTCACCTCGCTCTATCCGGGCTGTGTGGCGGACACTCCGTTGTTCCGCAACACCCCCAAGGCCTTCCAGACGATATTTCCCTGGTTTCAGAAAAACATCACTGGCGGCTATGTCTCCCAGGCTTTGGCGGGAGAACGGGTGGCTGATGTGGTGGCCAATCCCGACTTCGCCGAATCTGGGGTGCACTGGAGCTGGGGCAACCGCCAGAAGAGGGATGGTCAGCAGTTCAGCCAGGAACTGTCCGACAAGGCCACGGACCCAGAAACAGCCCGACGGGTGTGGGAGTTGTCCATGACTCTGGTGGGCCTGGGCTAA